In Leifsonia sp. PS1209, the genomic stretch AAGAAGGCCCCGGCCCCGTACACCGGCTCCGACGTCTACACGCCTCGCGAGATCGAGCTGATCCGCGAGTCCGGCAGGATCGCCGCGCAGGCCATCGCCCTGGTCGGCGAGAACGTGCGCCCGGGCGTCACCACCGAGGAGCTGGATGTGATCGGGCACGACTTCCTGATCGCCAACGGCGCATACCCGTCGACCCTCGGATACCGCGGCTTCCCGAAGTCGATCTGCAGCTCGGTCAACGAAGTCATCTGCCACGGGATCCCGGACGACACCGTGATCGAGGACGGCGACATCGTCAACATCGACATCACGGCGTACAAGAACGGCTTCCACGGCGACAGCAACCAGACCTTCATCGCCGGCACGGCCACCGAGGAGGTCGCCCTCCTGGTCGAGCGCACCAGGGAGGCCCTGAACCGCGGGATCAAGGCGGTCGCCCCCGGCAGGCAGGTCAACGTGATCGGCCGGGCCATCGAGTCGTACGCCAAGCGCTTCGGCTACGGCGTCGTGCGCGACTTCACCGGTCACGGCGTCGGGGCGGCGTTCCACTCCGGGCTGATCATCCCGCACTACGACTCCGCCCCGCTGCACGACGACGTGATGGAGGTGGGCATGGTCTTCACCATCGAGCCGATGCTCACCCTCGGAACGCACGAGTGGGACATGTGGGAGGACGACTGGACCGTCGTCACCCGCGACAAGAGCATGACCGCCCAGTTCGAGCACACGCTCGTGGTCACCGAACGCGGCGCAGAGGTGCTCACCCTCCCCTGAGCGCGCGCCGCGCATCCCGGTACGGGTAGATTCGTGCCATGAGTTCGAAGAACCAGGCAATCGGAATCGACATCGGGGGAACCGGGATCAAGGGAGGTCTCGTCGACCTCGACACCGGGGAACTCATCAGCGACAGGGTCAAGCTGCCGACGCCGGAGGGCGGCAAGCCGGACGACATCGTCGAGACCACCAAGGAGATCGTCGACCGCCTCGCAGCGGAGGACCCGGATGCGGCCGTCGGCGTCTGCTTCCCGGCCATCGTCAGCCACGGGGTCACCCTCTCCGCGGCGAACGTGTCGAAGAAGTGGATCGACCTCCGCGCGGAGGACCTGTTCGAGAAGGCGCTCGCGCGCGACATCCACTTCGTCAACGACGCGGACGCCGCCGGATACGCCGAGTCCCAGTTCGGCGCGGCGAAGGGCAAGAAGGGGCTCGTCATCATGACGACGCTCGGCACCGGCATCGGCTCCGCCCTCATCTACGACGGCGTGCTCATCCCGAACGCCGAGCTCGGCCACCTGGAGATCGACGGTCACGACGCGGAGTCGAAGGCGGCGTACTCGGCGAAGGAGCGCGAGGACCTCAGCTGGGAGAAGTGGGCGAAGCGCCTGCAGACCTACTACTCGACGCTGGAGTTCCTGTTCACGCCGGACCTGTTCATCGTCGGCGGCGGCGTCTCCAAGAACTACCAGGAGTTCCTGCCTCTGCTCGACCTGAAGACCGAGATCGTCCCCGCGGTGCACCGCAACAACGCCGGCATCCTCGGGGCCGCCGCGCTCGCCGCTCGTTAGGACGCCGTATACGTTCACCCGGCCGGCGTTAGGGATGCGTTAGGACGCGCATCCCGCGCCCCGCCAGGGTGTGGACTCTCCTCGGTCGCGTCGGATGGCGCGACATCCTGATGGATGGAGAGAGTCGTGCTGGACGTCGTCTACCTCCTCGGAATCGTCGTGCTCGCGCTTGTCGTCGGGCTCGTCGGCCGGGGGGTCGAGAAGCTGTGATCGTCTTCGATGTGATCAGTGCCCTGCTCGCGGTCGCCGCGATCGCGTACCTGGTCGTCGCCCTGGTGAAGCCGGAGCGCTTCTAGTGGTGGTGTGGCTGTTCGTCGCCCAGCTGGCGACGCTCGCGCTCATCCTCGCCATCGCGTACCGCCCCCTCGGCGACTACCTGGCCCGGGTGTTCACCTCGCAGAAGGACCTCCGCGTCGAACGCGGCGTGTACCGGATGATCGGGGTCGACCCGGCGTCGGAGCAGTCCTGGCCTGCCTACCTGCGCGGCGTGCTCGCGTTCTCGGTGGTCGGCATCCTGATCGTGTACGGGCTGCAGCGGCTGCAGGAGTTCCTGCCGTACGCGCTCGGCCTGCCCGCCGTGCCGGAGGGGCTCGCGTTCAACACCGCGATCTCGTTCGTCACCAACACCAACTGGCAGTCGTACTCGCCAGAGGCGACGATGGGATACACCGTGCAGCTCGCCGGGCTCGCGGTGCAGAACTTCGTGTCCGCCGCCGTCGGCATCGCCGTGGCGGTCGCCCTGGTGCGCGGGTTCGCGCGCCGGTCGAGCGGCACCATCGGCAACTTCTGGGTCGACCTGCTGCGCGCGACCGTTCGCGTGCTGCTGCCCCTCTCGGTGATCGCGGCCGTCGTGCTGATCGCCGGGGGCACCATCCAGAACGTCGCCGGATTCCACGACGTGACGACGCTGACGGGAGCGACCCAGAGCATCCCGGGCGGACCGGTGGCGTCGCAGGAGGCGATCAAGCTGCTCGGCACGAACGGCGGCGGCTTCTTCAACGCGAACTCGGCGCATCCGTTCGAGAACCCGACCGCGTGGACGAACCTGGTCGAGATCGTGCTGATGCTGCTCATCCCGTTCTCGCTCCCCCGCGCGTTCGGCACGATGGTCGGCGACCGCCGTCAGGGCTACGCGATCCTCGCGACGATGGGCGTGCTGTTCCTCGGTTCGCTCGCCGCGATGACGGCCTTCGAGCTGTCGAGCGGGTCGCTGGAGGGCAAGGAGCAGGCGTTCGGCACCCTGGGCTCGACGCTGTTCACCACGACGAGCACACTCACCTCGACCGGTGCGGTGAACTCGATGCTGGACAGTTACAGTCCGCTCGGCGGCATGATGGCGATGATCAACATGATGCTCGGCGAGGTCGCCCCCGGCGGCGTCGGCGCCGGACTGTACGGGATGCTCGTGATCGCCGTGATCGCGGTGTTCATCGCCGGGCTGATGGTCGGCCGCACCCCCGAATACCTGGGCAAGAAGCTCGGGCCGCGGGAGATCAAGCTGGCGAGCCTGTACATCCTGACCACCCCGACACTGGTGCTCGTCGGCACCGGCCTCAGCTTCGCCATCCCCGCGATCAGGGCCGACGTGGAGAAGACCTCGATCTTCAACCCCGGCCTGCACGGCTTCAGCGAGGTGCTCTACGCGTTCACCTCCGCCGCGAACAACAACGGCTCGGCGTTCGCGGGACTCACCGCGAACACGCCGTGGCTGAACGCGGCGCTCGGCACGGCGATGTTCCTCGGGCGCTTCCTCCCGATCGTGTTCGTCCTGGCTCTGGCGGGCTCCCTCGCCGGGCAGGCGAAGATCCCGGCGACAGCCGGCACCCTCCCCACCCACCGGCCGCAGTTCGTCGGCCTGCTGGTCGGGACCGTGCTGCTCGTGTCCGCCCTCACCTATTTCCCCGTACTCGCGCTGGGTCCCCTGGCGGAAGGGCTGCAGTAGACCATGACCACCATCACCTCACAGCGGCAGACGGCCCGCGCGTTCTCGTTCGCGCAGCTCGTCGCGGCGCTCCCCGGAGCGATCCGCAAACTCGACCCGCGCTCGATGTGGCGCAACCCCGTCATGTTCATCGTGGAGGTCGGCGCTGCGCTGACCACCGTGCTCGCCATCGCGCAGCCGTTCCTCGGCGGTGCGGACAGCGCGGGCGGCCACAGCGCAGGACAGCAGAACCTCGCGTTCACCTGGGGCATCGCCGTCTGGCTCTGGCTCACCGTGATCTTCGCCAACCTCGCTGAGGCGGTCGCGGAGGGGCGGGGCAAGGCGCAGGCCGCGAGCCTGCGCGCCACCAGGTCGACCACCGTCGCCAACCGGGTCACCGGCTACGACGAGACCGCAGACCCGGATGCGCTCAGCGCCACGGTCGAGCAGGTCGCGTCGAGCGAGCTCCGGCTGGGCGACCTCGTGGTGGTCACGGCCGGGGAGCTGATCCCTGGCGACGGCGACATCGTCCGCGGCATCGCGTCGGTGGACGAGTCGGCCATCACCGGCGAGTCCGCCCCTGTCGTCCGCGAGTCCGGCGGGGACCGGAGCGCGGTCACCGGAGGAACGCGTGTGCTCTCCGACCGCATCCTGGTGCGGATCACGAGCAAGCCGGGCGAGACGTTCGTCGACAGGATGATCCGCCTGGTCGAGGGCGCCTCCCGGCAGAAGACACCGAACGAGATCGCTCTGAACATCCTGCTGGCGAGCCTGTCGATCATCTTCGTGGTGGTCGTGCTCACGCTGGCGCCGGCCGCCGGATACTCGGATGCCGCCCCGACCGTTCCCGTGCTGATCGCCCTGCTGGTCTGCCTCATCCCGACCACCATCGGCGCGCTCATCTCGGCCATCGGGATCGCCGGCATGGACAGGCTGGTGCAGCGGAACGTGCTGGCGATGTCCGGCCGTGCCGTCGAAGCGGCGGGCGACGTGACGACGCTGCTGCTCGACAAGACCGGCACCATCACGTACGGCAACCGCCGCGCGGCCGAGTTCACGCCGGTCGGCGGAGCGGACAGCATGGAACTGATCCGCGCTGCTGCGCTCTCGTCGCTGAGCGACCCGACCCCCGAGGGCGTCTCCGTGGTGGCGCTCGCCGGACAGCTCGGCTACAGCCACCAGGGCGACCTGCGCGGCGACATCGTCCCGTTCACCGCCCAGACCAGGATGAGCGGCCTCGACCTCCCGGACGGCACCAGCGTGCGGAAGGGCGCGGCGAGCGCCGTCGTCTCCTGGGTGCGGGAGTCCTCCTCCGCTGCGCCCGGCGCCCTCCGCGACCTCGACGCCGCCGTGGAGCGCATCTCGTCCGTCGGTGGAACGCCACTGGCGGTGGCGACCAGGGATGCGAGCGGCGTCGCGACCCTGCTCGGCGTGATCTACCTGAAGGACGTCGTGAAGGACGGCCTGGCCGAGCGCTTCGCCGACCTGCGCAGGATGGGTATCCGGACCGTGATGGTCACCGGGGACAACCCGCTGACGGCGAAGGCCATCGCCGCGGAGGCCGGGGTCGACGACTTCCTCGCCGAGGCGAAGCCGGAGGACAAGCTGGCGCTGATCCGGCGGGAGCAGGAGGGCGGCAACCTCGTTGCAATGACCGGCGACGGCACGAACGACGCGCCCGCCCTCGCGCAGGCCGACGTCGGCGTCGCGATGAACACCGGAACGTCGGCGGCGAAGGAGGCGGGCAACATGGTCGACCTCGACTCCGACCCGACCAAGCTGATCGACATCGTCCGGATCGGCAAGCAGCTCCTCATCACCCGCGGCGCCCTGACCACGTTCTCCATCGCGAACGACGTGGCCAAGTACTTCGCGATCATCCCGGCGATGTTCGTCGGCGCGTTCCCCGGGCTCGCTGCGCTCAACATCATGGGGCTGCACTCCCCCGCGTCCGCGATCCTCTCGGCCGTGATCTTCAACGCCATCGTGATCGTGCTGCTCATCCCGCTCGCCCTGCGCGGCGTGACGTACCGGCCGTCGAAAGCGTCGGCGCTGCTCGGCCGCAACCTGCTGATCTACGGTCTCGGCGGCATCGTCGCC encodes the following:
- the map gene encoding type I methionyl aminopeptidase; its protein translation is MPKDSAGHLIPGRVTPERRVPSGIARPEYVGKKAPAPYTGSDVYTPREIELIRESGRIAAQAIALVGENVRPGVTTEELDVIGHDFLIANGAYPSTLGYRGFPKSICSSVNEVICHGIPDDTVIEDGDIVNIDITAYKNGFHGDSNQTFIAGTATEEVALLVERTREALNRGIKAVAPGRQVNVIGRAIESYAKRFGYGVVRDFTGHGVGAAFHSGLIIPHYDSAPLHDDVMEVGMVFTIEPMLTLGTHEWDMWEDDWTVVTRDKSMTAQFEHTLVVTERGAEVLTLP
- the kdpA gene encoding potassium-transporting ATPase subunit KdpA, with the protein product MVVWLFVAQLATLALILAIAYRPLGDYLARVFTSQKDLRVERGVYRMIGVDPASEQSWPAYLRGVLAFSVVGILIVYGLQRLQEFLPYALGLPAVPEGLAFNTAISFVTNTNWQSYSPEATMGYTVQLAGLAVQNFVSAAVGIAVAVALVRGFARRSSGTIGNFWVDLLRATVRVLLPLSVIAAVVLIAGGTIQNVAGFHDVTTLTGATQSIPGGPVASQEAIKLLGTNGGGFFNANSAHPFENPTAWTNLVEIVLMLLIPFSLPRAFGTMVGDRRQGYAILATMGVLFLGSLAAMTAFELSSGSLEGKEQAFGTLGSTLFTTTSTLTSTGAVNSMLDSYSPLGGMMAMINMMLGEVAPGGVGAGLYGMLVIAVIAVFIAGLMVGRTPEYLGKKLGPREIKLASLYILTTPTLVLVGTGLSFAIPAIRADVEKTSIFNPGLHGFSEVLYAFTSAANNNGSAFAGLTANTPWLNAALGTAMFLGRFLPIVFVLALAGSLAGQAKIPATAGTLPTHRPQFVGLLVGTVLLVSALTYFPVLALGPLAEGLQ
- the kdpF gene encoding K(+)-transporting ATPase subunit F; this translates as MIVFDVISALLAVAAIAYLVVALVKPERF
- the kdpB gene encoding potassium-transporting ATPase subunit KdpB, with the protein product MTTITSQRQTARAFSFAQLVAALPGAIRKLDPRSMWRNPVMFIVEVGAALTTVLAIAQPFLGGADSAGGHSAGQQNLAFTWGIAVWLWLTVIFANLAEAVAEGRGKAQAASLRATRSTTVANRVTGYDETADPDALSATVEQVASSELRLGDLVVVTAGELIPGDGDIVRGIASVDESAITGESAPVVRESGGDRSAVTGGTRVLSDRILVRITSKPGETFVDRMIRLVEGASRQKTPNEIALNILLASLSIIFVVVVLTLAPAAGYSDAAPTVPVLIALLVCLIPTTIGALISAIGIAGMDRLVQRNVLAMSGRAVEAAGDVTTLLLDKTGTITYGNRRAAEFTPVGGADSMELIRAAALSSLSDPTPEGVSVVALAGQLGYSHQGDLRGDIVPFTAQTRMSGLDLPDGTSVRKGAASAVVSWVRESSSAAPGALRDLDAAVERISSVGGTPLAVATRDASGVATLLGVIYLKDVVKDGLAERFADLRRMGIRTVMVTGDNPLTAKAIAAEAGVDDFLAEAKPEDKLALIRREQEGGNLVAMTGDGTNDAPALAQADVGVAMNTGTSAAKEAGNMVDLDSDPTKLIDIVRIGKQLLITRGALTTFSIANDVAKYFAIIPAMFVGAFPGLAALNIMGLHSPASAILSAVIFNAIVIVLLIPLALRGVTYRPSKASALLGRNLLIYGLGGIVAPFIGIKLIDLLVALIPGF
- the ppgK gene encoding polyphosphate--glucose phosphotransferase — its product is MSSKNQAIGIDIGGTGIKGGLVDLDTGELISDRVKLPTPEGGKPDDIVETTKEIVDRLAAEDPDAAVGVCFPAIVSHGVTLSAANVSKKWIDLRAEDLFEKALARDIHFVNDADAAGYAESQFGAAKGKKGLVIMTTLGTGIGSALIYDGVLIPNAELGHLEIDGHDAESKAAYSAKEREDLSWEKWAKRLQTYYSTLEFLFTPDLFIVGGGVSKNYQEFLPLLDLKTEIVPAVHRNNAGILGAAALAAR